The nucleotide sequence TACGGCAAGGGCGGCTACTGATCCAGGCGCCAGGATCTAGGGGCTAGGGGCTAGGGACAGGCATGCCTGTCCCATTATCCCTGGCCCCTAATTCCTGTTTCCTGATTACCGACCCATGTTCTCCAACACCCTCGTCAGCACGGAAGACCTGGCCGCGCATCTCGACGACCCGAACTGGGTCGTGCTCGACTGTCGCTTCACGCTCACGGACCCCGGAGCCGGTCGCGAGGCCTATGAGAAGGCCCATGTCCCGGGCGCGCGCTACGTGCATCTGGACGAAGACCTGTCCGCACCGCCCGGCGAAAAGACCGGCCGCCACCCCCTGCCCGACGCCGAGTTGCTGAACGAGAAGCTCTGCCGGTGGGGCGTCGGCGTCAACAAGCAGGTCGTCGTCTACGATGACAGCTTCGGCTCGATGGCGGTGCGCCTATGGTGGCTGATGCGCTGGCTTGGCCACCCGGGTGTCGCGCTACTCGACGGCGGCTACCCGAAGTGGACGCGCGAGAAGCGCCCGGTCAGCGCCGACGTGCCCGCGCCGCACAAGGCCGCCTGCGCCTGCCTGCCCGAACCGAGTCAGGTCGTCACGGCCGACGAAATCCTGCGCGCCTCGCAGACCGGCGAGCAGCTGATTCTCGACGCCCGTCCCGACCGGCGCTTCAGCGGCGAGTACGAGCCGCTCGACCCGGTCGCCGGCCACGTTCCTGGCGCGATCAACCGGCCGTTCGAGGACAACCTCGACCTCGACGGCACTTTCCAGCCGCCCGAGGCGCTGCGCGAGGAGTACCAGGCCCTGCTCAAGGGCCGCGCGCCCTGGCAGGTCCTGCACATGTGCGGCTCGGGCGTCACGGCGTGCCACAACGTGCTGGCGATGGAAATCGCCGGCCTGCCGGGCTCCCGCCTTTACCCCGGTTCGTGGAGCGAATGGATCACCGATCCGTCGCGCCCCGTCGCCACAGGAGAATAAACATGGTCAAACCCGTACGTGTCCGCACCGTTTGGTTCAAGAAGGACGGCGAGCGCAGCGCCGAGGAAATCGCCACCGCGGTCGCCTCGACCGTCTGGCGCGTCGCCGACAAGGCCGTCGACAACCTGGGCCGCGAGAACTACGACATCATCACGCCGGCGCGCGGCTTCAAACTCATCGCCGAATTCGTCGCCTTCCTCGCCCACTACTGCGACCGCATGGCCTATGCCTCGCTCGCGCCCGAGCGCCGCGTCGCGGTGCTGCAGGCGATCAGCACCCGCCTCGGCGAGGTCATGGAAGAAAACATCATTAGCGTCGTCGGCCCGGATCCGAGCCGCAACTACAAGGCCGAGTTCATCGACTTCCTCAATCGCCGCTTCGGCGACTACGCCGAATTCGAATTCCCTGACGACGAGAAGGCGAGCTTTCCAGCGCTGCGCTTCCTGGGCCTGCAGATCCGCGAGGAAATGGGCGACAACGACAAGACCTGGATCATGGACCAGATCATGGACATCGAAATGCCCGAAATGATGGGCACGGTGAGGAAGAGCTTCAAGGGCCTGCTGTCCGACGCGCCGGTCAAGCGCGGCTTCGGCTCGCCCGACATGCTGCCGCCGGAATAAGCTTGCGCGGCTCTCCCTTCGACCTCGGCAACGCGTCGGCCTACCGCGCCTGGCGCGACGCCAAGCTCGCCGCCTATCCGCGCAGCGCCGACGAACTCGTCGTGCCGCTCGCCGACCCGCGCCAGTTGACGGCGGCCGAGACCGCCGCACTCGCAGATCGCTGCGGACGCGCCAACATGGCGATCTACAGCGCGCCGCATCTTCCCGCTGCCGACAAGTCGCTCGCCAGCGAACTCGCGCGCCAACTCGGCCTGACCCGGCTCGAAGGCAATTACCTCGCCGACGAGGACGGGCTCTCGAGCATCACGCCGGCCGGCGACGAAGGCACCGTGCGCGGCGACTACATCCCCTACACGCACAAGCCGATCAACTGGCACACCGACGGCTATTACAACGCGCTCGACCGGCGCATCCTCGGCATGACGCTGCACTGTGCACAGGACGCCGAGGCAGGGGGCGAGAACGCGCTGCTCGATCACGAAATCGCCTACATCCAGCTGCGTGACACCGATCCCGACTATGTCGCCGCACTCATGCAGCCCGACGCGATGACGATTCCGGCGCGCATGGACGAGAACGACATCGCGCGTCCCGCGCAGAGCGGCCCGGTGTTCGCGGTCGACCCGGACCAGGGCTTCCTGTACATGCGCTACACGGCCCGTACCCGCTCGATCGTCTGGAAGGACGACGCGCTCACGCAATGCGCAGTCAAAGCGCTCACCGAGATCCTTGCCGGCTCGCCCTACATCCTCAGCGCACGGCTACGGCCCGGTATGGGCCTCGTCTGCAACAACGTGCTGCACACACGCAGCGCGTTTTCCGACTCGCCAGGGCGTCGCCGCCTGCTCTATCGCGGGCGTTACTACGACCGCCTCGACTTCGCCGCGCGCGGCCGGGGCCGCGGGTAAAGTAGAATAGCGGTCTCCTGTTTCGGCCTTCCGCCGTCGTCATGCAGCTGCTCACCCTCGGGGTCAATCATCACACCGCACCGCTCGCGATCCGCGAACAGGTAGCCTTCGGGCCCGACAAGCTCGTCCAGGCGCTGCATGAACTAACCCTGAGCAAGCGCGCGTCCGAAGCCGCGATTCTGTCGACCTGCAACCGCACCGAGCTTTACGTCAACACCGTGTCGCCCGACGCGCTCTCGCAGTGGTTCGCCGACTTCCATCATCTCGACGTGCGCGAACTCGCGCCCTATCTCTACACGCTGCCGCGTGAAAAAGCCGCGCAGCACGCGTTTCGCGTCGCGGCCGGGCTCGACTCGATGGTGCTCGGCGAGACCCAGATCCTCGGCCAGATGA is from Thiobacillus denitrificans ATCC 25259 and encodes:
- a CDS encoding sulfurtransferase, with protein sequence MFSNTLVSTEDLAAHLDDPNWVVLDCRFTLTDPGAGREAYEKAHVPGARYVHLDEDLSAPPGEKTGRHPLPDAELLNEKLCRWGVGVNKQVVVYDDSFGSMAVRLWWLMRWLGHPGVALLDGGYPKWTREKRPVSADVPAPHKAACACLPEPSQVVTADEILRASQTGEQLILDARPDRRFSGEYEPLDPVAGHVPGAINRPFEDNLDLDGTFQPPEALREEYQALLKGRAPWQVLHMCGSGVTACHNVLAMEIAGLPGSRLYPGSWSEWITDPSRPVATGE
- a CDS encoding TauD/TfdA family dioxygenase, producing the protein MRGSPFDLGNASAYRAWRDAKLAAYPRSADELVVPLADPRQLTAAETAALADRCGRANMAIYSAPHLPAADKSLASELARQLGLTRLEGNYLADEDGLSSITPAGDEGTVRGDYIPYTHKPINWHTDGYYNALDRRILGMTLHCAQDAEAGGENALLDHEIAYIQLRDTDPDYVAALMQPDAMTIPARMDENDIARPAQSGPVFAVDPDQGFLYMRYTARTRSIVWKDDALTQCAVKALTEILAGSPYILSARLRPGMGLVCNNVLHTRSAFSDSPGRRRLLYRGRYYDRLDFAARGRGRG